In Mus musculus strain C57BL/6J chromosome 9, GRCm38.p6 C57BL/6J, one genomic interval encodes:
- the Isl2 gene encoding insulin gene enhancer protein ISL-2, translating into MVDIIFHYPFLGAMGDHSKKKPGTAMCVGCGSQIHDQFILRVSPDLEWHAACLKCAECSQYLDETCTCFVRDGKTYCKRDYVRLFGIKCAQCQVGFSSSDLVMRARDSVYHIECFRCSVCSRQLLPGDEFSLREHELLCRADHGLLLERAAAGSPRSPGPLPGARGLHLPDAGSGRQPSLRTHVHKQAEKTTRVRTVLNEKQLHTLRTCYAANPRPDALMKEQLVEMTGLSPRVIRVWFQNKRCKDKKKSILMKQLQQQQHSDKASLQGLTGTPLVAGSPIRHENAVQGSAVEVQTYQPPWKALSEFALQSDLDQPAFQQLVSFSESGSLGNSSGSDVTSLSSQLPDTPNSMVPSPVET; encoded by the exons ATGGTGgatattatttttcattatcCTTTTCTGGGTGCTATGGGGGATCATTCCAAGA AGAAGCCCGGGACGGCCATGTGCGTGGGCTGCGGGAGTCAGATCCACGACCAGTTTATCCTTCGCGTGTCGCCCGACCTCGAGTGGCACGCCGCCTGCCTCAAGTGCGCGGAGTGCAGCCAGTACCTGGACGAGACGTGCACGTGCTTCGTGAGAGACGGGAAAACCTACTGCAAGCGGGACTACGTCAG GCTGTTCGGCATCAAGTGTGCCCAGTGCCAGGTGGGCTTCAGCAGCAGTGACCTGGTGATGCGGGCGCGGGACAGCGTGTACCACATCGAGTGCTTCCGCTGCTCCGTGTGCAGCCGCCAGCTGCTCCCTGGAGACGAGTTCTCGCTGCGGGAGCATGAGCTGCTCTGCCGAGCTGACCACGGCCTCCTGCTGGAGCGCGCTGCGGCTGGCAGCCCGCGCAGCCCCGGCCCGCTCCCCGGCGCCCGCGGCCTGCATCTGCCAG ACGCTGGGTCCGGACGACAGCCCTCACTGCGCACGCACGTGCACAAGCAGGCGGAGAAGACAACCCGGGTACGGACTGTGCTCAACGAGAAGCAACTGCATACCCTGCGGACGTGCTACGCCGCCAATCCGCGGCCAGACGCGCTCATGAAAGAGCAGCTAGTAGAGATGACCGGCTTGAGCCCGCGGGTCATCCGCGTGTGGTTTCAGAACAAGCGTTGCAAGGACAAGAAGAAGTCCATTCTCATGAAGCAgctacagcagcagcaacacagtGACAAGGCG AGCCTCCAGGGACTGACTGGGACGCCTCTGGTGGCAGGCAGCCCCATCCGCCATGAGAACGCGGTGCAGGGCAGCGCAGTCGAGGTGCAGACGTACCAGCCGCCCTGGAAAGCACTCAGCGAGTTTGCACTCCAGAGCGACCTGGACCAACCCGCCTTTCAACAGCTG GTTTCCTTCTCCGAGTCAGGCTCCCTAGGCAACTCTTCCGGTAGCGACGTGACCTCTCTGTCCTCGCAGCTCCCGGACACCCCCAACAGTATGGTACCTAGTCCGGTGGAGACGTGA
- the Isl2 gene encoding insulin gene enhancer protein ISL-2 isoform X1, protein MPALDSWGDWDPGDPCSGTWKMVLQRQRNGEKPGTAMCVGCGSQIHDQFILRVSPDLEWHAACLKCAECSQYLDETCTCFVRDGKTYCKRDYVRLFGIKCAQCQVGFSSSDLVMRARDSVYHIECFRCSVCSRQLLPGDEFSLREHELLCRADHGLLLERAAAGSPRSPGPLPGARGLHLPDAGSGRQPSLRTHVHKQAEKTTRVRTVLNEKQLHTLRTCYAANPRPDALMKEQLVEMTGLSPRVIRVWFQNKRCKDKKKSILMKQLQQQQHSDKASLQGLTGTPLVAGSPIRHENAVQGSAVEVQTYQPPWKALSEFALQSDLDQPAFQQLVSFSESGSLGNSSGSDVTSLSSQLPDTPNSMVPSPVET, encoded by the exons AGAAGCCCGGGACGGCCATGTGCGTGGGCTGCGGGAGTCAGATCCACGACCAGTTTATCCTTCGCGTGTCGCCCGACCTCGAGTGGCACGCCGCCTGCCTCAAGTGCGCGGAGTGCAGCCAGTACCTGGACGAGACGTGCACGTGCTTCGTGAGAGACGGGAAAACCTACTGCAAGCGGGACTACGTCAG GCTGTTCGGCATCAAGTGTGCCCAGTGCCAGGTGGGCTTCAGCAGCAGTGACCTGGTGATGCGGGCGCGGGACAGCGTGTACCACATCGAGTGCTTCCGCTGCTCCGTGTGCAGCCGCCAGCTGCTCCCTGGAGACGAGTTCTCGCTGCGGGAGCATGAGCTGCTCTGCCGAGCTGACCACGGCCTCCTGCTGGAGCGCGCTGCGGCTGGCAGCCCGCGCAGCCCCGGCCCGCTCCCCGGCGCCCGCGGCCTGCATCTGCCAG ACGCTGGGTCCGGACGACAGCCCTCACTGCGCACGCACGTGCACAAGCAGGCGGAGAAGACAACCCGGGTACGGACTGTGCTCAACGAGAAGCAACTGCATACCCTGCGGACGTGCTACGCCGCCAATCCGCGGCCAGACGCGCTCATGAAAGAGCAGCTAGTAGAGATGACCGGCTTGAGCCCGCGGGTCATCCGCGTGTGGTTTCAGAACAAGCGTTGCAAGGACAAGAAGAAGTCCATTCTCATGAAGCAgctacagcagcagcaacacagtGACAAGGCG AGCCTCCAGGGACTGACTGGGACGCCTCTGGTGGCAGGCAGCCCCATCCGCCATGAGAACGCGGTGCAGGGCAGCGCAGTCGAGGTGCAGACGTACCAGCCGCCCTGGAAAGCACTCAGCGAGTTTGCACTCCAGAGCGACCTGGACCAACCCGCCTTTCAACAGCTG GTTTCCTTCTCCGAGTCAGGCTCCCTAGGCAACTCTTCCGGTAGCGACGTGACCTCTCTGTCCTCGCAGCTCCCGGACACCCCCAACAGTATGGTACCTAGTCCGGTGGAGACGTGA
- the Scaper gene encoding S phase cyclin A-associated protein in the endoplasmic reticulum isoform 3 (isoform 3 is encoded by transcript variant 3), translating into MSCVLLATFIQDFAQTPGHVDNQSSSLKGKFQNPGNYLELANRFPQQAWEEARQFFLKKEKK; encoded by the exons ATGAGCTGTGTTTTACTGGCCACATTCATCCAG GACTTTGCACAGACTCCGGGTCACGTGGATAACCAGTCTTCAAGTCTCAAAG GAAAATTCCAGAACCCCGGGAACTACCTGGAACTGGCTAACAGATTTCCTCAGCAGGCCTGGGAAGAAGCCCGGCAAtttttcttgaaaaaagaaaaaaaataa